AAGGAACTAAACATTACTCATACAAGCGTTTTGGACCATTTGCGTAAGGCAGGATACACCAAGAAGCTCGATGTTTGGGTACCTCATGAGCTGACGCAAAAAAATCTGCTGGATCGAATTTCCATCTGCGAGTCGCTGCTGAATCGCAACAAAGTCGACTCATTTCTCAAGCGTATGGTAACTGGGGATGAGAAATGGATCACCTACGACAACAATATCCGAAAAAGATCGTGATGTAAGGCTGGCGACGCACCCCAGACCGTCGCCAAGCCTGGATTGACGGCCAGGAAGGGTTTGCTGTGTGTTTGGTGGGACTGGAGGGGAATCCTTTATTATGAGCTGCTCCAGCCTGGCCAAACACTCAATTCGGACGTGTACTGTCAGCAATTAGACCGTTTGAAGCAGGCAATCGTCCAGAAACAGCCAGAATTGGCCAATAGGAAGGGCGTTGTCTTCCATCAAGACAACGCCAGGCCGCATACATCATTGGTGACGAGCCAGAAGCTCCGGGAGCTTGGTTGGGAGGTTCTTATGCATCCCCCTTATAGTCCGGACACAGCACCAAGCGATTATTATCTGTTCAGGTGGTTGCAAAATTCCCGTATGGGTGTAAAACTAGCTTTAAGAGAGGCCTGTGAAAACCATCTGTTCCAGTTTTTTGCCAATAGGGACAAGGACTTCTAGGAAAGAGGAACCATGAAGCTACTTTCAAAATGGCAACAAATAATCGAACAAAACGGCGCATACTTGACTTAAATCCGATAACAGTAACTATATTAAATAAAGGTTtgaaaaaagtataaaaaaacATGGATGACTTTTCTTCACACCcaatacaatcgttacaattataaatgttttcagccgtaCCTATAACGTTTCGTTTCTTATGACATATTATCAAgattgccataccgcaattaAATCTTTATTGGCAGGAgtgtatattcgggtatttttaattttacgcctactccgaaaaggttgaaatgtatttagtagtAAAtgtaagtagattttattaatagctatggaatactggtataaataaaatagaaattattttacactttttagtgcatttcgatgtcggtttttttttgttaaatattattttatagacTTCGTATCATCCAACGGAGCCCAGACTGGCAAGGACATAACTGTTAATAGGTTGTTCGGGCTCTGCCGATTAAAACGCTAAGgcgtaccttgaccttccttgcgggTAGTATAGGGTAATGAATGTGGTTCAACGCTGAAATGTTTACTCACGGGTGCACTTACGTGGCCCCGGTGCCAGTCAATACTTTTAAGACCATTACTTTAGTTGGTAGAAGTACGTTAATAGCTCAAATGTCACCTACGCGTTATCCTCGACGCGTTTACTTCGATTATAGCGAAGATGGTGATAATGCGCGATATTTTCTGAGAATAGAACCGCATCGGCAATGTCGTAAGGATTACGAGCATGCCGTTATAACCTTTGATGATGAGCGAAGAGAGACAGTTTTGATAAAAAGAGATATCAAAATCTCGCCCCTTTACGTGAACCCAAATAAGACTGGTTCGGTAGATACACTTCTTGTTGACGGAGTGGGAATTTGAATCAAGTTAAGGAAGAAGCGTTACGCTATTCTCTTGTCGGAAGACATTTTCGTAAAATTAAGCGAAGCGCAGTAAACGAGAACTACAATATGGTTAATATGATGTTTCCTAGACGATACGTCACGAATTCTGATGATCTAGATGATATCTGGAGTAGCTTTACGATTTTTCTGAATAGTGAGATGAAGGATGACGTCAAGCGAGTGGCTATCGATCCCGAAGTAAGAGAGAATGGATGTAAGACAAATGGGCAAGTAATATATACCCTTCTACGACTACACGAAAAGAGATTCAATAAAGGAAGATCGCTACGATTATTTATCTTGGCATTGTGTATATTATGTAACTGTACTGAGGAAGGATTCATATTCtatttcattcaattctatagtTGGTTGAGTGAGGATACGTGTAATTCGTGCCTGGAAAAAGTATTATTATCAAGGAATGTTGATTGATTTGAATATCGCTTATTGAATCTAGAATATGATGATGAAAGGGTCATTACAGTAGTAGGTGATGCAGATTTGATATATGTGATCTTTCCTCACGACGATGAAAGTTTTAAATGGCATCCAACTTCTTGGAGGACATATGAACATAGTGGTATTACTATTAGACGACGAGGTGCCCAGATGGGTTTCTTCGCTGGGAAGGGGCCGAACCGACGTTCCCTCCAAATAAACGTACACAAATCGATGAGTTTGATCCTGGCCTTCGATAGCGTAGTTAGAGGCGTGCGAGGGCGGATCT
This portion of the Osmia bicornis bicornis unplaced genomic scaffold, iOsmBic2.1, whole genome shotgun sequence genome encodes:
- the LOC123989038 gene encoding histone-lysine N-methyltransferase SETMAR-like, encoding MSSVEIAKELNITHTSVLDHLRKAGYTKKLDVWVPHELTQKNLLDRISICESLLNRNKVDSFLKRMAGDAPQTVAKPGLTARKGLLCVWWDWRGILYYELLQPGQTLNSDVYCQQLDRLKQAIVQKQPELANRKGVVFHQDNARPHTSLVTSQKLRELGWEVLMHPPYSPDTAPSDYYLFRWLQNSRMGVKLALREACENHLFQFFANRDKDF